Proteins encoded together in one Candidatus Margulisiibacteriota bacterium window:
- a CDS encoding phosphoribosylglycinamide formyltransferase, which produces MLKLGILISGQGSNLQAIIDACESGKVPAKIVVVISNNPDAYGLERARKHNLPAVAIDHRIYSDRNTYELEIVKVLQQHGVELVCLAGYMRIVGEVLLRHYQGKMVNIHPALLPSFPGLHAQRQALEHGVLITGCTVHFVDEGCDTGPIIIQSAVPIMEKDTEETLSERILQQEHAIYPEAIRLIAEDKLKIEGRRVRLK; this is translated from the coding sequence ATGCTTAAACTAGGAATTTTAATTTCAGGGCAGGGTTCTAACTTGCAGGCGATCATTGACGCCTGTGAGAGCGGCAAGGTCCCGGCCAAAATTGTGGTTGTCATCTCGAACAATCCCGATGCGTATGGATTGGAAAGAGCCAGAAAACACAATCTCCCCGCTGTGGCGATCGATCATCGGATTTATAGCGATCGGAACACTTACGAACTGGAGATCGTCAAAGTTCTCCAGCAACATGGAGTGGAACTGGTCTGCCTTGCCGGTTACATGAGGATAGTTGGCGAGGTCCTGCTGCGCCATTACCAGGGCAAAATGGTCAATATCCACCCTGCGCTTCTTCCTTCGTTTCCCGGCCTCCATGCCCAGCGTCAGGCGCTGGAACACGGCGTGCTGATCACCGGCTGCACCGTCCACTTTGTCGATGAAGGGTGTGATACCGGGCCGATCATTATTCAATCCGCCGTTCCGATCATGGAAAAAGATACCGAAGAGACCTTGTCGGAAAGGATCCTCCAGCAGGAACATGCCATTTATCCTGAAGCGATCAGGCTGATCGCCGAAGACAAGCTTAAAATTGAAGGGAGAAGAGTG